The Nakaseomyces glabratus chromosome D, complete sequence nucleotide sequence CGGATGATGCAGTGATCAAAGCAATCCATCAGACTACAGTCCTAGCAAACGAGGTTAGGTTAATGATTAGATGTGGTGACTGTTTgcaaatatcaaaagattTGAGACGCtgtaaaaaaattatgaaCTCTGAACTCACTAAACTTGAAAAGACACATAATGTATCAGAATCTAGGACTAGTATTTCTGCGTCTTCATCGCAAACTAGACTCTCCGACTACCAAAGCAGCACCAATTCTGGAAAGATTACACCAACTgctggtggttctgtaaCAACCATGGATCCGTTGGTGAAAAGCAAACTAAAGCAAAACTTGACAGGTCAAGAACTGCATCCAGGTATTCATTTCGTAGAAACTCTGCATTCACCAAAATCAGTTGCTGATTTCGAGAGCAAAGAAACCTCTAGCCAACCAGGCGTTCTTAATGGGTTGCACACAGGACTTCACTCAGGATTTCATGCTGGACTTCATACCTCTCCCCACGCAGGTCTTCACTCCAAACCTCAACATAGTCATAGTGCTACTAAGATTCCAAAAGTTTCTCACAAACTGGGGAAAGCGACAACCTCGACTAGTTTGAAATCCGAGAGCAAGTCACCCAGTAGTACTAATCTaggaaagaaagaacatAATTCTTCTTTGGGTCCTTTATCCTTTTTTGGTATTAGAAACAAATAGTTACAAATATTATGTAGTTTTAAGTTTTTGTATAATTCTGAACACATTCTTATAATTTCCATTATCATTGTTGGCAGTCACCTAAGTCATTTGATGAGGGGTTTCCGATATTTTATGTCTTGTTCCAATTTTGGTGAGTAACTGTCAAATAGCGAAGGTGTATACAAAACTGATGTTAAGGTAAAAAGTTGTGATGTTATAGAATCTGGAACAGCTTTAAACTTAGATAACTAGGGAAACATGAAGGAGTATCCTGAAGAATATCTAGGACAGCATATCTCAACATTACCTACACCATGTATGGtcattgatgaaaagaaattcaacTCAAATTGTGAGAATATGCTCAAACATGTCGGCGAGTTAGGTTCTTTAACTGAACATCCTATATTGTTTAGAGCTCATGTAAAAACGCATAAGACAACAGAAGGTACTCTGCGCCAATTAGGATTTGAAGGGACTTCAGCGCCATTTAGATCAAAGGCTATCCTAGTTTCCACAATTAAGGAAGCTGAAGGTTTACTAGAATACCAGGATTCTATCAACGGGGTGTTTGTCGATGACATTGCTTTTAGTTTGCCTGCATGTGTACCAGAAGTATTGGAAAGACTATCATCGATCTCTACAAGGGTAAGTAATCTTAGGGTTTTTGTCGATAATATCGATCATTTGGAAAATCTGAAGCAATTTGGTAGACCAAAAAGTGGCAAAAAATGGTCAATATTTCTAAAGATTGATATGGGAACATCGAGAGCTGGATTGGAAGTTAGATCTGAAGAGTTCAAAGAGTTAGTTGAGAAATTATGTGATGAGTCAGTGAAAGAAGTTACCCAAATATTCGGTTTGTATGCCCATGCTGGTCACAGCTATAGCTCCCATGACATTAACGAAGCTAATGGATACTTGATTGATGAGATCACAGCTGTTAATGAAGCTGCCAAGCTAGTTGGTAGTGTCACAGAAATCGAGCCTAGACTTTTAACATTGTCCGTTGGGGCAACTCCAACAGCAAATTCGTTGAGTACaaaggaaaacaaaaaactcATTGATATTATAAGAAATGATTTAGTTGCACCTTTAGAGATTCATTGTGGCAACTATCCATGTTATGATCTCCAACAATATAGCACAAAATGTATTAAATTAAACAAAATCTCTGCCTTCGTCTTAGCATCGATAGTTTCGAAGTATGAGAAGAGAAACGAGGCATTAATAAATGCAGGAGTATTAGCATTAGCTAGGGAGAACTCCTCTATCCCAGGTATGGGATTGTGTATCAACACGGACAAATATTTACATGCTCCAAGAGATTTCGAAGTGAGCTCCTTTGTGAACCGTGTTTCTCAGGAACATGGTATCTTACAGCCTTACAATAGAGATAAATGCGAAGATTGGAAACTAGGTGAGAAGTTACTAGTGATTCCACAACATGCTTGTATAACGATGGCTCAATTTCCATACTACTTTGTATTCAATGATAGTGGTAAAGTAATTGATGTTTGGAAGCCGCATCAAAAGTGGTAAAAGGATAAGACAAAAATGGTTGTGAGTAGTTGCAATAcagtatttattatatagAAATAGTATACCTCAAAGATAGAACAAGATAACTAATAATTATTTGTGTTTGCATAATATCCGAACATCACAGTATTTCAACATTACATATTTATACGTATCGACGAACTGTAATAGCCCATTTAATTTTCATGTCTATGTGCgatgagaaagaaaaatttttgggCAGAAGTATAATGAAAACGTTTTAAAACGCCAGTAGTGTAGCATCGAATTGCTTAGGTTTAAGATCAATTGCTTATCTTAAAGGTCAGGAATAGTCACCATATCTCCACACAGTTTGAGGATTCATTTTAAGCGATGAGCAATCCTAGATCTTGGGAGGTTTTGGAACCTGAATTGGGTAAACTATGTTACGATTCGAAGATCTCGAATAGAATACCAATTTTGACTGAACTAAAAGAGATTGTGAAGACCAATAATTTGTCCAGGGAACAATTGCTCAATTTAGCCAGCGTTCTTTTGAACACTTACACAATTTACAAGGACCATGAATCAAAGAAAGCTGTTTGCGATATTTATGATGAGATGATCACAATCGATGGGTCCTTCATTGCGATCTTTTTGGATCACATTGTTGAGACTTTAGGTGATAAGATTGGTACTAAGGCTTTATCGGATTATCTAAATTTGTTAGACAATATcaatcattttcttcaggTGATTTTAGTCGATTCGAATTTAACTAGCCAATACCTACCGAAAGTGTTGCAATGCCACACAATTACTACTGCTAGTATCGAAACATCACTGGACATATCTGAAAAATCCATGGAATTGGTTAGCGAGAAGCAAAATCAgcacagaagaagaatgagaAAGACAATTATTCAgaattcaacaaaatatttaaacAAGGGTTTAAAGAACACTGAGAATATCCAAGATGTATTGGAGACTATAAGGCATCAGCTACTAGAGGAATATGTGAAGTTGAAACTACCAGTTGCGGGTATCTTGGTCTTTTCGGCTGCTTTAACCAAGGCTGCTCTTCAATTACATGTACAGACACCAATTGTGCTGGAATTTTTAAGGACAACATACTCAAAAGATTTTGTTGTCTTTTTTGGTAAAGAGGTACTATTAGGTAAAACACCACCTTCATCATTATGTGTCGCAACTAGTATCGATACTATATCTCAAGAATTATTCACAGAAGATATGATAAAGAATGATATTATACCAGTCTTGGAAAAGTCTAATCTGAGATCCCCCGAATCCAGCTTTCAATATGCCAGAGCTCTTTTTGGTAGCATTAACGCCAAAACAATCAATATGGCTGAACTTTACGCATCTACGAAACTAATGTCTCAGGCattctcttcatttaaGAGTTCCAGAGAGGGTACCAAAACCGCTGCAATTTCTTTTACTGTTTCAGTACTGAGATCATTGTGTGTTGAGACAACTGAAGAAAGTGctcttttgaaaattgttgaaaacATATTCACCAATTTGAAGACTAATATGAATGCTGATTACAAAGCCATTGTTTCCACATTACTACAAGCTATACCAACCTTCCATGAAAATGTTTCTTTAGATATTGCTGAGAAACTGTCTCCATTGCTGGTGAAAGAATCGAATGAACAAGCACTTGTTAACTTATTAAATCCTTTTTATCAGCACTATTTTGCAACTGGCACTTcaattgataaatttaataCCACAATTATATCTGGActtcaagaaaagaaggctCCTCTTAAAAGATGTTGGTTTTCTAGTCTATTTATGAACATCGATACTGTTACAGAGTCAATAGCAAAGACTATTGGGAAACTTTGCACCACatatatcaaagaaaacttAGTCCACGCTCAAAGAACAGAGCATAGCGTAGCTTTTAGTATCTTATCTGGCTTTGTGTTCTTTTCAGAGAATGTTTATGCAGAAATTGAGCATGATATAattgatattcaaaaagatGCAATGCTAGGTGAGGCATTTTTGAGAGTATGTACATCTATTGAATTGGATGCAGTAACACGTCAACGTTCTGTAACCCTATTGGAAAAGGCCGTTTCATTGCAAGGTGAAACTATATCAGAAAATGTGATAAATTCTATTGCAAACCTCATGAAACAAGACTCCTTTGAATTGGATGAAAAATGCTCAATAGTATACTTTATACCAATTTTCAATGCATTAGTTACATCAAATGAGGACAAAACTACTCAAGGTAATATCTTGAGATTTCTATTGGTCATCTCACAGTATGATAAATTCAGGATTAAAAATGGTTGGGCCGGTTTGGCTCTCAAATGTGGCATAGATCCTTCTCAGATTATTGCAGAAAACACGAGCACAATTATAAACACTATTATAAGTGAGTCTTCAAAACCCGAACTGTTGAACACGATTTATGGAAGCTGTGTTATCAAGGCAGCCTCATACATAGCATTTATCAATcctgttgctgttgctggGCCAATAGCCAAGCTTTTCAGTGAGGATCTTTCTGTTGCTGATCTTGATAAGttaacagaagaagatgtaAGTATATGGAAAGGTAATGAAGGCGAAATGGTTATCAATGTGTTGGAAAAGCGCAATGATAGAAAATTAGCTGACAAGAATTCTAAGGATTATGAAACTCTGAAATGGGAAGAATCGATCAGAAAAGAGCAGGCTAAGAAAGCTAATTTGAAACTTTCCAAAGAAGATCAGATGTTAGTTAAGGAACAACTTGAAAAAGAATCCAAAATTAGAACTCATGTTAATGGCATTTATTTGAGACTATACAGAAGTCTTTCTCTAATCAAGCAGTTATCAAAGGAGGCTAAGCTTGTTGACAATGGTATTTTAGTATGGTATCCAACCGCTGTGAACTCGTTGATGAGCCTGATCAGAACGGAGAACTCATATAATCTTCTTGAGTCATTATTAGTTGAatcatttttatctttatctGAAAACACTGCCGAAAAGCTAGAACACTACAGACTATTTTGTGGGTTGGCTATATTAAGAGTTTACAAGGCTAAATTTATACCATCCAATTACCTTGAAGAAAATCTAGAAGAACTATTATCAAGGGTATTGTTTAGATTGAAGATTGTGACAAGTAACACTGAACTCGATTCAATTACTTTGACATATTTGCTTCCTCTGATTACTTATGTTCTAGAAGAAGGTAAAAAGGCTGCACTTAAAAATGCGGACAAGCCTGTTAACAGAACtgaatttgttgaagaagattcggaagaagaaaatttgCTTCTTGCCATGGACATCATTTCAGCTCAAGCTCCATTATTTGAGAATTCATCCATTCCAAGGGCCTCAATTTTACAAGTGCTACTATCGCTACTTTCTCTTCCATCTAAAGCTAAAATTGCCAAGGACTGCTTAAATACATTAAGTCAAAGTATCTCAGTACATCCCACAGAAAATGATCTGAAAATCATCATTTCCAGTTTGTTATCGGGGCACTCATTTGTACGTACTACTATTTTGGAAGTTTTGGACAATGAGTATGAATTACAAGAATTCATGAAATTCTCTCCTGAAATATTCATGTGTAGATTTGATTCGGATGATAATAATAGGGAATTAGCAAACTTCATCTGGGAGTTTAACAAATTCGAAATTGTTCCGGAATTACTAGACGGTCTATTGTCTCTATTTTATCAACAAGATAGTGGTCTCCGTTTGTTTTTGGCCCGTGGTTTTGCATACGCTACTTATAATGTTAAGGGAGAAGAATATTTGGAGCAGTCTCTGAAAATGTTAATGAACTTTTATAATGAGAAGGCCCAACCTTTAACTGCTATTCTTGATGAGTTTGGTTTAGTGGTCGTCCCTGCCtcacaaagaaaagatctGTGGGAAGAAAGAAGCACAGCCGCTATTGCACTAAAAGAGCTTTCGCCTGGCTTGCCAAGTGACGGTGATACTGTGGTTTCTGTAATTGAATTCTTGATTGCTGGCCCACTAGGTGACAGAGAACCAATTGTGCGTCAAGAAATGAAAGAAGCAGGTATTGAAATCATTAATCAGCATGGTGCTCAAAAGTCATCACAGTTAGTTCCCCTATTTGAAAGCTCTCTAGAAACCATTAAAGATGTTAATACAAAGGAAAACgtaattattttgtatGGTACCCTTGCACAGCATTTGGATAAGTCCGACAAAAGAATTGGATCTATTATTGATCAATTGTTACAAACGTTAGACACCCCCTCTTTAGATGTTCAGCAGGCTGTTTCTTCCTGTATTGCAGCCTTGGTGTTTCAATTCAAGGAAAATTGTGGATCATACATTACACAGTTGCTAGCCAAGCTTTTAGATTCTACCATTGCTAAGCCTGTAAGAAAAGGTGCTGCTTGGGGTATTGCAGGTATAGTTAAAGGGTATGGTATCTCGGCTTTATCAGAGTTTGATATTATACGTAGTTTAATGGAAGCTTCAGAAGATAAAAAGGATGCTATTAAAAGAGAATCGGTTGCTTATGCTTTTGAATATCTATCACAATCCTTGGGTAAATTATTTGAACCTTATGTGATAGAAGTTCTaccaaatattttgaagaatcTTGGTGATTCTGTGCCTGAAGTCAGAGATGCTACTGCAGCTGCAACCAAGTCGATTATGGCTAACACGACTGGTTATGGtgtgaagaagatgatccCAGTCACTGTTGCAAATCTTGATGAAATTGCATGGAGAACAAAAAGAGGGTCTGTTCAATTGTTGGGTAATATGGCATATCTTGATCCTACTCAACTGTCGAACTCGTTGTCAACAATTGTACCCCAAATTGTTGGTGTTTTGAATGATTCACACAAGGAAGTACGCAAAGCTGCTGATGAATCTTTAAAGCGTTTCGGTGAAGTCATTAGAAATCCTGAGATACAGAGATTAGTTCCAATCTTGTTAAAGGCTATCGGTGATCCGACGAAATATACTGAAGAGGCGCTAGATGCATTGATACAAACTCAATTCGTCCATTATATTGATGGTCCTTCTCTTGCATTAATCATTCATATTATACACCGTGGTATGCATGACCGTTCTGCTAATACAAAACGTAAAGCATGTAAGATTGTTGGTAATATGGCTATTTTGGTAGAAACCAAAGACTTGATTCCGTACTTGCAACAATTAATCGATGAAGTTGAAATAGCAATGGTTGATCCTGTACCAAACACCAGAGCTACTGCCGCTAGAGCTCTTGGTGCTTTAGTTGAACGTTTAGGTGAAGATCAATTCCCAGATTTGATTCCAAGATTATTAGATACATTGAATGATGAGACAAAATCTGGTGATCGTTTGGGATCTGCTCAAGCCT carries:
- the DSD1 gene encoding D-serine ammonia-lyase DSD1 (CAGL0D01804g~Ortholog(s) have D-serine ammonia-lyase activity, role in D-serine metabolic process and cytosol, nucleus localization); translated protein: MKEYPEEYLGQHISTLPTPCMVIDEKKFNSNCENMLKHVGELGSLTEHPILFRAHVKTHKTTEGTLRQLGFEGTSAPFRSKAILVSTIKEAEGLLEYQDSINGVFVDDIAFSLPACVPEVLERLSSISTRVSNLRVFVDNIDHLENLKQFGRPKSGKKWSIFLKIDMGTSRAGLEVRSEEFKELVEKLCDESVKEVTQIFGLYAHAGHSYSSHDINEANGYLIDEITAVNEAAKLVGSVTEIEPRLLTLSVGATPTANSLSTKENKKLIDIIRNDLVAPLEIHCGNYPCYDLQQYSTKCIKLNKISAFVLASIVSKYEKRNEALINAGVLALARENSSIPGMGLCINTDKYLHAPRDFEVSSFVNRVSQEHGILQPYNRDKCEDWKLGEKLLVIPQHACITMAQFPYYFVFNDSGKVIDVWKPHQKW
- the GCN1 gene encoding Gcn1p (CAGL0D01826g~Ortholog(s) have protein kinase regulator activity, role in regulation of translational elongation and cytosolic ribosome, extracellular region, mitochondrion localization) — protein: MSNPRSWEVLEPELGKLCYDSKISNRIPILTELKEIVKTNNLSREQLLNLASVLLNTYTIYKDHESKKAVCDIYDEMITIDGSFIAIFLDHIVETLGDKIGTKALSDYLNLLDNINHFLQVILVDSNLTSQYLPKVLQCHTITTASIETSLDISEKSMELVSEKQNQHRRRMRKTIIQNSTKYLNKGLKNTENIQDVLETIRHQLLEEYVKLKLPVAGILVFSAALTKAALQLHVQTPIVLEFLRTTYSKDFVVFFGKEVLLGKTPPSSLCVATSIDTISQELFTEDMIKNDIIPVLEKSNLRSPESSFQYARALFGSINAKTINMAELYASTKLMSQAFSSFKSSREGTKTAAISFTVSVLRSLCVETTEESALLKIVENIFTNLKTNMNADYKAIVSTLLQAIPTFHENVSLDIAEKLSPLLVKESNEQALVNLLNPFYQHYFATGTSIDKFNTTIISGLQEKKAPLKRCWFSSLFMNIDTVTESIAKTIGKLCTTYIKENLVHAQRTEHSVAFSILSGFVFFSENVYAEIEHDIIDIQKDAMLGEAFLRVCTSIELDAVTRQRSVTLLEKAVSLQGETISENVINSIANLMKQDSFELDEKCSIVYFIPIFNALVTSNEDKTTQGNILRFLLVISQYDKFRIKNGWAGLALKCGIDPSQIIAENTSTIINTIISESSKPELLNTIYGSCVIKAASYIAFINPVAVAGPIAKLFSEDLSVADLDKLTEEDVSIWKGNEGEMVINVLEKRNDRKLADKNSKDYETLKWEESIRKEQAKKANLKLSKEDQMLVKEQLEKESKIRTHVNGIYLRLYRSLSLIKQLSKEAKLVDNGILVWYPTAVNSLMSLIRTENSYNLLESLLVESFLSLSENTAEKLEHYRLFCGLAILRVYKAKFIPSNYLEENLEELLSRVLFRLKIVTSNTELDSITLTYLLPLITYVLEEGKKAALKNADKPVNRTEFVEEDSEEENLLLAMDIISAQAPLFENSSIPRASILQVLLSLLSLPSKAKIAKDCLNTLSQSISVHPTENDLKIIISSLLSGHSFVRTTILEVLDNEYELQEFMKFSPEIFMCRFDSDDNNRELANFIWEFNKFEIVPELLDGLLSLFYQQDSGLRLFLARGFAYATYNVKGEEYLEQSLKMLMNFYNEKAQPLTAILDEFGLVVVPASQRKDLWEERSTAAIALKELSPGLPSDGDTVVSVIEFLIAGPLGDREPIVRQEMKEAGIEIINQHGAQKSSQLVPLFESSLETIKDVNTKENVIILYGTLAQHLDKSDKRIGSIIDQLLQTLDTPSLDVQQAVSSCIAALVFQFKENCGSYITQLLAKLLDSTIAKPVRKGAAWGIAGIVKGYGISALSEFDIIRSLMEASEDKKDAIKRESVAYAFEYLSQSLGKLFEPYVIEVLPNILKNLGDSVPEVRDATAAATKSIMANTTGYGVKKMIPVTVANLDEIAWRTKRGSVQLLGNMAYLDPTQLSNSLSTIVPQIVGVLNDSHKEVRKAADESLKRFGEVIRNPEIQRLVPILLKAIGDPTKYTEEALDALIQTQFVHYIDGPSLALIIHIIHRGMHDRSANTKRKACKIVGNMAILVETKDLIPYLQQLIDEVEIAMVDPVPNTRATAARALGALVERLGEDQFPDLIPRLLDTLNDETKSGDRLGSAQALAEVISGLGLSKLDELLPTVLAGATNYRSFVREGFMPLLLFLPICFGAQFAPYINQIIQPILAGLADIDENIRDTSLKAGKLIVKNYATKAIDLLLPELERGVFDENERIRLSSVQLSGELLFQVTGISSRNEFSEEGEIGSEFSGKMVDVLGQERRDRVLSSLFVCRNDTSGIVRASTVDIWKALVPNTPRTVKEILPVLTDMIVTNLASSSNTLRNIAAQTLGDVVRRVGGNAMAQLLEALEVTLEKTSNPDSREGVCIALNELVMSASMDTLTQYQDTVANILRRTLIDSNESVRQAAALSFDSYQEAVGKVAVDEVIPYLLNALKSNENSEYALLGLQDIMATKSDVIFPILMPTLLASPIDSFRASALGSLAEVAGPALYKRLSVIINSLVDTLISDDIDDTTKEGVKQALDRVFLSVKDDEGLHPLLQQILALVKNDDMKKRIVTLQCLPNFFEQTSLDLDVYVPDFVSNSIMSLDDENAVFVKATFEALSALVKKQPKDMLEKLVQPAKQALQRTGKQGEDLSAFALPRGPNCVLPIFLHGLMYGSAEEREVSALAIADVVSKTPADNLKPFVSAITGPLIRVVGERFKSDVKAAILLALNILFKKIPQFLRPFIPQLQRTFVKSLSDPTNETLRLRAAKAIGTLIEFQPRVDPLVIELVTSAKQTEEEGVKTAMLNALLEVVGKAGSKLNEASKKNIVKLVEEEMLSSNDKLAVAYAKLIGSLSEILSEDEAKNILQEKVLDADMEGSAGKFAVLILNSFLKDAPSHIFSSGEIHKFVKFITDAMTSTNVHFVENATLAAGKLLLLHNETKSPYTNMKNDVTFIVPEEDIKSLVEELAKSALVPSSNTTDQRRLSLVVLRTIARLKNEETVKPYLDVLAPAVFSCVRDVVIPIKLAAEKAFLALFGLIEEEDMATFNNWFESVSSNGATIDNIVGTTIQLRSIGDYTKRVAKRLAAVERERTAAGGDDEMMFSDRYEDEREIWAVGGVELPTDI